In a single window of the Spodoptera frugiperda isolate SF20-4 chromosome 19, AGI-APGP_CSIRO_Sfru_2.0, whole genome shotgun sequence genome:
- the LOC118281256 gene encoding pancreatic triacylglycerol lipase-like isoform X2 — protein sequence MEGPDGALHLVDLWGKVSDVTAAARYDPDRQNVYHLYTRNNPTVSQPLLIGSEGLLGITNYNPSRRTVVLIHGWLDSVTADFNSVLVPAFLQAEDVNVIVVDWSAGAGTINYFTAVENTLTSGQSVARFITWLNGATGAVPSMYHLVGHSLGGHQVGIVGRHVGGQIAYVTGLDPAFPGWNTNDNRFRPSDGAYTEVIHTNVGVLGYMATLADVDFYPNGGSGMPGCNSNDCDHARCYHYMAESLTRGGFTGRRCLSYVSAMAGNCNLLGSLRMGGLVPKTGQSGIFHLETNSSPPFSRG from the exons ATGGAGGGTCCTGATGGAGCCCTGCACCTGGTAGACCTTTGGGGGAAGGTCAGTGATGTGACGGCTGCTGCTAGATACGACCCTGATAGGCAAAATGTGTACCATCTTTATACTAG GAACAACCCCACAGTAAGCCAGCCCCTCCTGATCGGCAGTGAGGGTCTACTGGGCATCACGAACTACAACCCCAGCAGACGCACCGTCGTCCTCATCCACGGGTGGCTGGACTCCGTCACTGCTGACTTTAATTCTGTGCTGGTACCag CATTCCTGCAAGCTGAAGATGTGAATGTGATCGTGGTGGACTGGAGCGCTGGAGCCGGTACCATCAACTACTTCACTGCTGTCGAAAATACTCTCACTTCAG GTCAAAGTGTAGCCAGATTTATAACCTGGTTGAACGGGGCAACGGGAGCAGTTCCAAGCATGTATCACCTGGTGGGACACAGTCTGGGCGGCCACCAGGTTGGAATCGTGGGCAGACACGTTGGTGGGCAGATCGCATATGTCACTg GCCTAGACCCAGCCTTCCCAGGCTGGAACACCAACGACAATCGGTTCAGACCCAGCGATGGAGCCTACACTGAAGTCATCCATACTAACGTCGGTGTCCTTGGCTACATGGCCACCCTGGCTGATGTGGACTTTTACCCCAATGGGGGGAGTGGCATGCCAGGCTGTAACAGTAATGATTGTGATCATGCTAG ATGCTACCACTACATGGCTGAGTCTCTAACTCGAGGTGGATTCACGGGACGCCGCTGTCTGTCCTACGTGAGTGCTATGGCAGGCAACTGCAATCTGCTGGGCAGCCTGAGGATGGGCGGGCTTGTGCCGAAGACTGG ACAATCTGGAATCTTCCACCTGGAGACCAACTCATCACCACCATTCTCAAGAGGTTGA
- the LOC118281275 gene encoding pancreatic lipase-related protein 2, with amino-acid sequence MAAALRVFSALAIIAVSTALPADHELLKVDPGPRYQYMSSPEGVELVDLAWKPSDLLETARFDAETQVFFHLFTRANPTVSQPLLLGVQDILDASNFDASKKTVVIVHGWRNTPLHDFNVYLVHAYLQAEDVNMIMVDWSIGAGALYVVAMANNIRTGEQVAKFVTWLNSATGASLDNYHMIGHSLGGHQVGIIGRNLGGEVAYITALDPAMPGWIVNPSGFKPTDGKYTEAIHTDLGFAGRVRPVADVDFYPNQGFNMPGCETKHCSHHKCIFYMAESLMNGGFTGQRCDSLWQALTRNCASSDTLPMGGTTAKPGATGIYYLTTNPLPPYSQG; translated from the exons ATGGCGGCTGCGCTTCGTGTCTTCTCGGCTTTGGCTATTATAGCTGTTTCTACAG CTTTGCCAGCTGACCATGAGCTACTGAAGGTAGACCCTGGCCCTCGCTACCAGTACATGTCCAGCCCTGAAGGAGTTGAGCTGGTAGACTTGGCATGGAAACCGAGCGATCTGCTAGAAACTGCCCGGTTCGACGCTGAAACCCAGGTCTTCTTCCATCTTTTCACCAG aGCTAATCCTACAGTCAGTCAGCCGTTGTTACTAGGAGTACAAGATATCCTGGATGCTTCAAACTTCGACGCGTCAAAGAAGACAGTAGTCATCGTCCACGGCTGGAGAAACACCCCTCTGCATgactttaatgtttatttagtgcATG CGTACCTGCAAGCTGAAGATGTGAACATGATCATGGTGGACTGGAGTATAGGAGCTGGTGCCTTGTACGTCGTGGCTATGGCCAACAACATCCGGACAG GGGAGCAGGTGGCCAAATTCGTTACCTGGTTAAACTCCGCCACTGGAGCATCGCTGGACAACTACCATATGATCGGACACAGTCTCGGTGGGCATCAAGTTGGAATCATTGGACGGAACCTGGGTGGAGAGGTCGCTTATATTACTG CCCTGGACCCAGCGATGCCAGGCTGGATAGTCAACCCATCAGGCTTCAAGCCTACAGATGGTAAATACACGGAGGCAATACACACAGATCTTGGGTTTGCTGGTCGGGTCCGACCTGTAGCTGATGTAGACTTCTACCCAAACCAGGGATTCAACATGCCTGGGTGTGAAACCAAGCACTGCAGTCATCATAA GTGTATCTTCTACATGGCTGAATCTCTAATGAATGGTGGTTTCACCGGACAGCGCTGTGACTCCTTGTGGCAAGCCCTCACTAGAAACTGTGCATCATCAGACACCCTCCCCATGGGAGGTACCACGGCTAAACCTGG AGCTACCGGCATCTACTATTTGACAACGAATCCTCTACCACCGTACTCGCAAGgctaa
- the LOC118281256 gene encoding pancreatic triacylglycerol lipase-like isoform X1, translating into MGKWIVLLAIGFVGVSALPYDPVIRKLDDGQRYQYMEGPDGALHLVDLWGKVSDVTAAARYDPDRQNVYHLYTRNNPTVSQPLLIGSEGLLGITNYNPSRRTVVLIHGWLDSVTADFNSVLVPAFLQAEDVNVIVVDWSAGAGTINYFTAVENTLTSGQSVARFITWLNGATGAVPSMYHLVGHSLGGHQVGIVGRHVGGQIAYVTGLDPAFPGWNTNDNRFRPSDGAYTEVIHTNVGVLGYMATLADVDFYPNGGSGMPGCNSNDCDHARCYHYMAESLTRGGFTGRRCLSYVSAMAGNCNLLGSLRMGGLVPKTGQSGIFHLETNSSPPFSRG; encoded by the exons ATGGGCAAGTGGATCGTGTTATTGGCGATTGGATTCGTTGGCGTTTCGG CGCTCCCCTACGACCCGGTGATCAGGAAACTGGATGATGGGCAGCGTTACCAGTACATGGAGGGTCCTGATGGAGCCCTGCACCTGGTAGACCTTTGGGGGAAGGTCAGTGATGTGACGGCTGCTGCTAGATACGACCCTGATAGGCAAAATGTGTACCATCTTTATACTAG GAACAACCCCACAGTAAGCCAGCCCCTCCTGATCGGCAGTGAGGGTCTACTGGGCATCACGAACTACAACCCCAGCAGACGCACCGTCGTCCTCATCCACGGGTGGCTGGACTCCGTCACTGCTGACTTTAATTCTGTGCTGGTACCag CATTCCTGCAAGCTGAAGATGTGAATGTGATCGTGGTGGACTGGAGCGCTGGAGCCGGTACCATCAACTACTTCACTGCTGTCGAAAATACTCTCACTTCAG GTCAAAGTGTAGCCAGATTTATAACCTGGTTGAACGGGGCAACGGGAGCAGTTCCAAGCATGTATCACCTGGTGGGACACAGTCTGGGCGGCCACCAGGTTGGAATCGTGGGCAGACACGTTGGTGGGCAGATCGCATATGTCACTg GCCTAGACCCAGCCTTCCCAGGCTGGAACACCAACGACAATCGGTTCAGACCCAGCGATGGAGCCTACACTGAAGTCATCCATACTAACGTCGGTGTCCTTGGCTACATGGCCACCCTGGCTGATGTGGACTTTTACCCCAATGGGGGGAGTGGCATGCCAGGCTGTAACAGTAATGATTGTGATCATGCTAG ATGCTACCACTACATGGCTGAGTCTCTAACTCGAGGTGGATTCACGGGACGCCGCTGTCTGTCCTACGTGAGTGCTATGGCAGGCAACTGCAATCTGCTGGGCAGCCTGAGGATGGGCGGGCTTGTGCCGAAGACTGG ACAATCTGGAATCTTCCACCTGGAGACCAACTCATCACCACCATTCTCAAGAGGTTGA